A stretch of the Theropithecus gelada isolate Dixy chromosome 7a, Tgel_1.0, whole genome shotgun sequence genome encodes the following:
- the NPAP1 gene encoding nuclear pore-associated protein 1 → MGNLFSKFRPGCRRRPVPGPGRGAPAPLARDASQPGRVHPAATPRPFRGLFRRNARRRPSPGGIFVAPKRPCPLPRAAAAPLGVLPAVGWGLATRKTPVLPTRNPPRFGHPSSVRIPPPSRAFTLRLPSPSEPPAVTARRPIPATLPEETEVRAQEGPRRAKTGEDPVQIKGEDDEKRAPLSSGEASSTSRSQGTQEDLASFICSPGPLEGNVHHKFSENSVSEKAQASPASSCLEGPATPSTHSEAGCARHLGKPDPDAAAPPEPLAGCSLLPQKLAREVPNEEPPPSSLGLPSPLMSATRMPDGKPFGIPSRSAAPPRAARSRPCKRKMSIPLLLPLPPSLPLLWDRGELPPPAKLPCLSVEGALHTLEKSPEYKRNSRILEGKTETMTNSSITQPAPSFSPSVETTDSLPLATYTDTSQVPAPLPIPDLADLATGPLILPVPPLSTTPKMDERIAFTIPNSPLALPADLVSLLRDQSNEKGGSCHSVVGAAPPTSDPPTPPSLTPFFKPPVRRESPISMHVDSPPPLSFLTLLPVPSTRTSVITSKPMNSTSVISTITTNTSGHLTSQTTVDPEVVNMDTTAPSQVVIFTSSVSSRVSSLPNSQIHCSAEQRHTGKTSVYTSPLPFIFHNTTPNFNQFFGKEATPQPKSGAPDGQQQKASLPSACVFLSLPIIAPPVTSTLVNSASTASSSKPPIETNAMNTTPPSKAVILQSASVSKKKYLPFYLGLPGSGNTRPSSNIASVQASTSLPAQSVRETTPTSNYALNPGATAQPKFGATDGLQQKTSLPSAHDFLSLPIMVPPDTSTLVSNASAASLAKPAIDASAMNTSPPSKTVILQSTFVSRKEYVRFYVGLPGSGNILHSDNIASAQVSTSFPAQAGRKPVTTSSHPLNTESISHSTLGATNGQQKSDSSFILGNPATPAPAIGLPSPSAQPLSGSIIPPGFAELTSPYSALGTPINAEPATAKTSGFRVATGMPGTGDSTSLVGNTILGPQVIMGPGTPMDGGSIGFTMSAPGPSSTSGELSTGQEQSGTPSTTSVFPFGRVAWDPTGHSMAAAPQGANNIPVFGYTSAATYIPGLDTPTQNSGSGMGGDGTKPMVGGPCVPAFQQCILQHTWTEKKFYTSSTHHYEQETYVRRHVCFQLP, encoded by the coding sequence ATGGGCAATTTGTTTAGTAAATTTAGACCCGGGTGTCGCCGCCGGCCTGTACCAGGGCCAGGGCGTGGCGCCCCCGCTCCCCTGGCCCGGGACGCCTCCCAGCCCGGCCGGGTTCACCCCGCAGCCACCCCGCGCCCTTTCCGCGGCTTGTTCCGCCGGAATGCCCGTCGCAGGCCTTCGCCAGGCGGCATCTTCGTCGCCCCTAAGAGGCCGTGTCCTCTCCCGCGGGCTGCGGCCGCCCCTCTGGGGGTCCTGCCGGCTGTGGGCTGGGGGCTGGCCACGAGGAAGACACCCGTGCTGCCTACTCGGAACCCCCCGAGGTTCGGACACCCCAGCTCCGTGAGGATCCCTCCTCCCAGCCGCGCGTTCACCCTCCGGCTGCCTTCACCAAGTGAGCCGCCTGCGGTCACGGCCAGGAGGCCCATCCCAGCCACTCTCCCGGAGGAGACCGAGGTGCGGGCCCAAGAAGGGCCCAGAAGGGCAAAGACGGGTGAGGATCCGGTGCAGATCAAAGGGGAGGATGACGAGAAAAGGGCCCCCCTTAGCAGCGGAGAAGCATCGTCCACATCCAGGTCCCAGGGCACCCAGGAAGACCTCGCCTCCTTCATATGCAGCCCTGGGCCTCTGGAGGGAAATGTCCACCACAAGTTCTCAGAAAACAGCGTGAGTGAGAAGGCCCAGGCGTCTCCAGCGAGCTCCTGCTTGGAAGGCCCTGCCACGCCCAGCACACACAGCGAGGCCGGATGTGCCCGGCATCTTGGAAAGCCTGATCCGGATGCAGCAGCGCCCCCCGAGCCACTCGCGGGCTGCTCCCTGCTGCCACAGAAGTTGGCCAGGGAAGTGCCGAATGAAGAGCCACCGCCCAGCTCTCTAGGCTTGCCGAGTCCGCTGATGTCCGCAACGAGGATGCCTGATGGGAAGCCTTTCGGTATTCCTTCAAGGAGCGCTGCTCCTCCCAGAGCTGCCCGCAGCAGGCCCTGCAAAAGGAAAATGTCGATTCCACTGCTGCTGCCGCTGCCCCCTTCACTGCCATTGCTGTGGGATCGAGGTGAGCTTCCCCCACCTGCTAAGCTCCCCTGCCTGTCTGTCGAGGGAGCCCTACACACCTTGGAGAAGAGCCCTGAGTATAAAAGGAATAGCAGAATCTTGGAGGGTAAAACAGAGACCATGACAAACAGCAGCATCACCCAACCTGCACCTTCCTTCTCCCCATCTGTGGAGACTACAGACTCCCTGCCCCTTGCCACTTACACTGACACTTCACAGGTCCCAGCTCCTTTGCCCATCCCTGACTTGGCTGACCTGGCTACTGGACCCCTCATTCTGCCTGTCCCTCCACTTTCCACCACACCAAAAATGGATGAGAGAATAGCATTCACAATCCCTAACTCTCCTCTGGCTCTTCCTGCTGACCTTGTTTCCCTTTTGAGGGATCAATCTAATGAGAAAGGAGGCTCTTGTCATTCAGTCGTAGGAGCAGCGCCTCCCACTTCTGACCCCCCAACACCTCCTAGCCTCACACCCTTCTTCAAGCCTCCTGTCAGAAGGGAGTCCCCAATATCTATGCATGTGGattcccctcctcctctttccttcctgacTCTTCTTCCAGTCCCTTCCACCAGGACCTCAGTTATCACCAGCAAGCCTATGAATTCCACATCAGTCATTTCCACTATCACAACAAATACATCTGGCCACCTAACCTCACAGACTACGGTAGACCCTGAAGTAGTTAACATGGATACTACTGCCCCTTCTCAGGTTGTTATTTTCACATCTTCCGTAAGCTCCAGGGTGAGCTCACTCCCAAATTCCCAAATACATTGCAGTGCTGAGCAGAGGCACACAGGAAAGACATCAGTCTACACATCTCCACTTCCATTTATATTCCACAATACCACCCCAAATTTTAACCAATTCTTTGGAAAAGAAGCCACCCCTCAGCCCAAATCTGGGGCTCCTGATGGGCAGCagcagaaagcttctctccccAGTGCCTGTGTTTTTCTGAGCCTTCCCATCATTGCTCCTCCAGTCACCTCCACTTTAGTGAACAGTGCCTCTACAGCATCATCATCCAAGCCTCCCATTGAAACCAATGCTATGAATACCACTCCTCCCTCCAAGGCTGTCATCTTGCagtctgcctctgtctccaagAAGAAGTACCTCCCATTTTACCTGGGGCTTCCTGGTTCTGGGAACACACGACCCAGTAGCAACATTGCCTCAGTCCAAGCTTCCACCAGTTTGCCTGCACAGTCAGTCAGGGAAACAACTCCAACTTCCAACTATGCTTTAAATCCAGGAGCCACCGCTCAGCCCAAATTTGGGGCCACTGATGGGCTACAGCAGAAAACCTCTCTCCCCAGTGCCCATGATTTTCTGAGCCTTCCTATCATGGTTCCCCCAGACACCTCCACTTTAGTGAGCAATGCCTCTGCAGCATCATTAGCCAAGCCTGCCATTGACGCCAGTGCTATGAATACCAGCCCTCCTTCCAAAACTGTCATCTTGCAGTCTACCTTTGTCTCCAGGAAGGAGTACGTCCGATTTTATGTGGGGCTTCCTGGTTCTGGGAACATACTACACAGTGACAACATTGCTTCAGCCCAAGTCTCCACCAGTTTTCCTGCACAGGCAGGCAGGAAACCAGTCACAACTTCCAGCCATCCTTTAAATACAGAATCTATCTCTCATTCCACACTTGGGGCCACTAATGGGCAGCAGAAGTCTGACAGTTCTTTTATTCTGGGGAATCCAGCAACCCCAGCACCAGCTATAGGCTTACCATCTCCCTCAGCCCAGCCACTGAGTGGCAGCATAATTCCACCAGGTTTTGCAGAGTTAACATCACCATATTCTGCATTGGGCACACCTATCAATGCCGAGCCTGCCACAGCAAAGACTTCTGGATTTAGAGTTGCCACTGGGATGCCTGGCACTGGAGACAGCACCTCACTGGTTGGAAATACTATTCTAGGCCCACAAGTGATTATGGGACCTGGAACGCCTATGGATGGTGGGAGCATTGGATTCACCATGTCTGCCCCAGGCCCCAGTTCCACATCAGGAGAACTCAGCACTGGACAAGAACAGAGTGGGACACCCAGCACCACTTCTGTTTTCCCATTTGGTCGAGTAGCCTGGGACCCAACTGGCCACAGCATGGCTGCTGCACCACAAGGGGCTAACAACATTCCTGTATTTGGATATACTTCTGCTGCCACCTACATTCCTGGTTTGGACACACCTACCCAGAATTCAGGCAGCGGTATGGGAGGGGATGGCACCAAACCCATGGTTGGAGGCCCTTGTGTTCCTGCTTTTCAACAGTGCATCCTGCAGCACACATGGACAGAGAAAAAATTCTACACTTCAAGCACCCACCACTATGAACAAGAAACATACGTTAGGAGACATGTCTGTTTCCAACTTCCATAA